The proteins below come from a single Chrysoperla carnea chromosome 1, inChrCarn1.1, whole genome shotgun sequence genomic window:
- the LOC123305656 gene encoding transcription initiation factor TFIID subunit 13 yields the protein MATNDEGFEPFEEDEGAEATLGPSLAASGRKRLFSKELRCMMYGFGDDQNPYTESVDLIEDLVIEFITDMTHRAMEIGRTGRVQVEDIVFLVRKDPRKYARVKDLLTMNEELKRARKAFDEVKYAGKDALTTK from the exons ATGGCAACAAACGATGAAGGATTTGAACCA TTTGAAGAAGATGAAGGAGCTGAAGCGACTTTAGGACCCTCTTTAGCAGCATCAGGACGTAAACGTTTATTTAGCAAAGAGTTACGATGTATGATGTATGGCTTTGGTGACGACCAAAATCCGTACACGGAAAGTGTAGATTTAATAGAAGATCTCGTTATTGAATTTATCACAGACATGACACATAG ggcAATGGAAATTGGTCGAACAGGTCGTGTACAAGTAGAagatattgtatttttagtaCGTAAAGATCCAAGAAAGTATGCCCGTGTAAAAGATCTATTAACAATGAATGAAGAATTAAAACGAGCACGTAAAGCATTTGATGAAGTGAAATATGCAGGAAAAGATGCTTTAAccactaaataa
- the LOC123304687 gene encoding protoporphyrinogen oxidase — protein MKLILGGGVSGLSAAYYLSQRISPSKIYLVEASNRFGGWIQSKQNGNVLFELGPHTIRPKGEPGANTLQLIEQLNLSNEVIPIHTNHPAAKNRMIYVNKELHLLPSNLYGALIKRKPFSKPLLMSVLSELFQPQKQIPDGDESIYDFIERRFGKDVAEYAISPLICGICAGDAKEISVHFLAKSLFELEQKHGGIIKGTIKELFQNSKKNKIELCNLAKRAKSEKWSVYSLKSGLETLPLTLVNNLQEKKVNLIKNSPCTSLEFHDNKIFAKFKDQSLISDHVISSLLANKTAPLVEKQHPELAEYLYGIPSVTVGVVNIEFKGAIKNDKLNAFGFLVPPSQRIPILGIIFDSCCFPSNDSTVFTVMMGGKWFEEYFGTDPSEQSLLDVSKKYIQEILNIHNECESYEVNILKDCIPQYTVGHVQRIQNIYKYIDKHDMPLTLCGTSYSGVGVNDVILSAKNAVQKVL, from the coding sequence ATGAAACTAATTTTAGGTGGAGGTGTCAGTGGTTTATCAGCCGCATATTACTTATCACAACGAATATCTCCATCAAAAATATATCTAGTGGAAGCCTCAAATCGTTTTGGTGGTTGGATCCAATCCAAACAAAATGGGAACGTACTTTTTGAACTAGGACCACACACAATTCGTCCGAAAGGTGAACCTGGTGCAAATACATTACAATTAAtcgaacaattaaatttatcaaatgaaGTTATACCAATTCACACGAATCATCCAGCAGCGAAGAATCGTATGATATACGTTAACAAGGAACTGCATTTGTTGCCATCGAATTTATATGGAGCATTAATTAAACGAAAACCATTCTCAAAGCCATTGTTAATGTCGGTTCTGAGTGAATTATTTCAACCTCAAAAACAAATTCCAGATGGTGATGAatcaatttatgattttatcgaACGTCGTTTTGGAAAAGATGTTGCCGAATACGCTATAAGTCCGTTAATATGTGGTATTTGTGCAGGAGATGCTAAAGAGATTAGTGTTCATTTTTTGGCTAAaagtttatttgaattagaACAAAAACATGGTGGTATTATTAAAGGTACAATCAAAgaattattccaaaattcaaagaaaaataaaattgaattatgtaaCTTAGCTAAACGAGCTAAATCGGAGAAATGGAgtgtttattcattaaaaagtggTTTAGAAACATTACCCTTAACACTAGTtaataatttacaagaaaaaaaagtgaatttaataaaaaattcaccgTGTACAAGTTTAGAATttcatgataataaaatttttgcaaaatttaaagatCAAAGTTTAATATCAGATCATGTAATTAGTTCATTATTAGCTAATAAAACAGCACCATTAGTGGAAAAACAACATCCAGAATTGGCTGAATACTTGTATGGAATACCATCGGTAACTGTAGGAGTTGTAAACATTGAATTTAAAGGAGCCATAAAAAACGATAAATTAAACGCATTTGGATTTTTGGTTCCACCATCGCAACGTATACCAATTTtaggtataatttttgattcatgTTGTTTTCCATCAAATGATTCAACTGTATTTACTGTAATGATGGGTGGTAAATGGTTTGAAGAATATTTTGGTACAGATCCAAGTGAACAATCACTGTTAgatgtttccaaaaaatatattcaagaaattttaaatattcacaatGAATGTGAATCGTATGAAgtgaatattttgaaagattGTATCCCACAATATACAGTTGGACATGTACAGCGaatacaaaacatttataaatatattgataaacaTGATATGCCTTTAACTTTATGTGGCACATCGTATTCTGGTGTTGGAGTTAATGATGTTATTTTATCAGCTAAGAATGCTGTTCAAAAAGttctttaa